Proteins encoded within one genomic window of Glycine soja cultivar W05 chromosome 1, ASM419377v2, whole genome shotgun sequence:
- the LOC114407246 gene encoding transcription factor MYBS3-like, whose amino-acid sequence MGRKCSHCGNIGHNSRTCASFRATNFVGVRLFGVQLADISSTSSNSLSMKKSFSMDSFPSSSSPSSSFSSSRTSIGYLSDSDGLIVGAQEIRKKGVPWTEEEHRTFLAGLEKLGKGDWRGISRNYVTSRTPTQVASHAQKYFIRLATMNKKKRRSSLFDMVGNGITNPISSSNCKSSKCEIEDDVTLSLVRLQDTKLDEQKDSDKYCEAGPAGAEHEAVPLWLHPQMKSSNNNVAAVVPDLELTLAVSKGKAKTLLGLEQTQTKSSPDSFLLGPISVT is encoded by the exons ATGGGGAGAAAGTGCTCACATTGTGGAAACATAGGTCATAATTCCAGGACCTGTGCATCTTTCAGAGCAACTAATTTTGTAGGAGTTCGTCTTTTTGGGGTTCAACTAGCTGACATATCATCAACCTCTTCTAATTCTCtttccatgaagaaaagctTTAGCATGGATTCCTTTCCCTCTTCGTCCTCTCCATCTTCCTCCTTTTCTTCCTCAAGAACCTCTATTGGCTATCTATCAGATTCAGATGGCCTCATTGTTGGAGCACAAGAGATTAGGAAGAAAG GAGTACCAtggacagaagaagagcacCGAACGTTCCTTGCTGGACTTGAGAAGCTGGGAAAAGGTGATTGGAGGGGTATCTCTAGAAACTATGTGACTTCAAGAACCCCAACCCAAGTCGCTAGCCATGCTCAGAAGTACTTTATTCGCCTTGCAACCatgaataagaaaaagagaCGTTCAAGTCTTTTTGACatg GTTGGTAACGGCATCACAAATCCAATTAGCAGCTCTAACTGCAAGTCTTCCAAATgtgaaattgaggatgatgtGACCTTGTCACTTGTTCGATTACAAGATACTAAATTAGATGAGCAGAAAGATAGTGATAAATATTGTGAAGCTGGACCAGCAGGTGCTGAACATGAAGCTGTGCCTTTGTGGCTTCATCCTCAGATGAAATCTTCAAATAATAATGTTGCAGCAGTAGTTCCTGATCTGGAGCTCACTCTTGCAGTCTCCAAGGGCAAGGCTAAGACCCTGCTAGGCCtggaacaaacacaaacaaaatcaTCCCCAGATTCCTTCCTTCTTGGACCAATTAGCGTGACTTGA
- the LOC114407277 gene encoding uncharacterized protein LOC114407277 isoform X2: protein MAEEQKVPPPSNPTLSFDPSRTVGIIKRKALIKDLAAVYHAECLAYCQELLELQTKWEEPYIDLKTPEESKKETARPSKRVKKLR, encoded by the exons ATGGCGGAAGAACAGAAAGTTCCACCACCTTCCAATCCTACGTTGTCGTTTGATCCTAGTCGAA CGGTTGGTATTATCAAGAGGAAGGCCTTGATCAAAGACTTAGCTGCGGTATACCATGCCGAATGCCTTGCATACTGTCAAGAGCTTTTGGAACTTCAAACTAAATGGGAAGAG CCATATATTGACTTAAAAACTCCAGAGGAATCAAAAAAGGAGACAGCACGACCCTCTAAACGTGTAAAAAAGTTGCGTTAG
- the LOC114407277 gene encoding uncharacterized protein LOC114407277 isoform X1 → MAEEQKVPPPSNPTLSFDPSRTVGIIKRKALIKDLAAVYHAECLAYCQELLELQTKWEEVFRWLMHNSFREQNMHRQRIPFACCWCS, encoded by the exons ATGGCGGAAGAACAGAAAGTTCCACCACCTTCCAATCCTACGTTGTCGTTTGATCCTAGTCGAA CGGTTGGTATTATCAAGAGGAAGGCCTTGATCAAAGACTTAGCTGCGGTATACCATGCCGAATGCCTTGCATACTGTCAAGAGCTTTTGGAACTTCAAACTAAATGGGAAGAG GTTTTCAGGTGGTTGATGCATAACTCATTTAGAGAGCAAAATATGCACCGTCAGAGGATACCTTTTGCTTGCTGCTGGTGTAGCTGA
- the LOC114407257 gene encoding probable acyl-[acyl-carrier-protein]--UDP-N-acetylglucosamine O-acyltransferase, mitochondrial isoform X3: MSVCVVLMVKSKARMWWLLLFGAVGDDHPGCTVIGSNNTIGYHAVIGVKCQDMKYKVIGNANFIMGSCHITHDCKIGNNNILANNTLLAGHVEVEDYVHTAGVTVVHQFSHLGSFSFLGGGSVVSQDVPKYMMAAGERAELRGLNLVGLTRCGFSVAEIRSMRAAYRKIFMCVDANAVSLEERLAEVEQHEELVHVPAMRAMLQSIRNSFAENRRGICKFRHWNAS; the protein is encoded by the exons ATGTCTGTGTGCGTGGTGCTGATGGTGAAAAGCAAAGCAAGGATGTGGTGGCTCCTTCTCTT TGGTGCTGTTGGTGATGATCATCCTGGATGTACCGTCATTGGAAGCAATAACACAATAGGATATCACGCTGTGATTGGTGTCAAATGTCAAGACATGAAATACAAG GTTATTGGTAATGCCAATTTTATAATGGGATCTTGTCATATTACCCATGATTGCAAGATTGGTAACAACAATATTCTTGCCAACAATACTCTTCTAGCTGGGCATGTTGAAGTGGAA GACTACGTTCACACTGCAGGTGTGACTGTTGTTCACCAATTCAGTCATCTTggctctttctcttttcttggtGGTGGTTCCGTG GTTTCACAAGATGTCCCAAAGTACATGATGGCAGCCGGAGAAAGAGCTGAGCTTCGTGGTCTAAATTTAGTCGGCCTTACTCGATGTGGATTCAGCGTTGCAGAG ATCAGGAGCATGAGAGCTGCTTATCGAAAGATATTCATGTGTGTTGATGCAAATGCTGTGTCTTTAGAAGAAAGGCTTGCAGAAGTG GAGCAGCATGAGGAATTGGTTCATGTTCCTGCTATGCGTGCTATGTTGCAGTCTATTCGCAACTCCTTTGCTGAAAATCGTCGCGGAATATGCAAGTTTAGACACTGGAATGCCTCTTGA
- the LOC114407257 gene encoding probable acyl-[acyl-carrier-protein]--UDP-N-acetylglucosamine O-acyltransferase, mitochondrial isoform X2 → MSVCVVLMVKSKARMWWLLLFGAVGDDHPGCTVIGSNNTIGYHAVIGVKCQDMKYKPEDECYLEVGHNNDIREHSSIHRSSKSTDRTVIGNANFIMGSCHITHDCKIGNNNILANNTLLAGHVEVEDYVHTAGVTVVHQFSHLGSFSFLGGGSVVSQDVPKYMMAAGERAELRGLNLVGLTRCGFSVAEIRSMRAAYRKIFMCVDANAVSLEERLAEVHEELVHVPAMRAMLQSIRNSFAENRRGICKFRHWNAS, encoded by the exons ATGTCTGTGTGCGTGGTGCTGATGGTGAAAAGCAAAGCAAGGATGTGGTGGCTCCTTCTCTT TGGTGCTGTTGGTGATGATCATCCTGGATGTACCGTCATTGGAAGCAATAACACAATAGGATATCACGCTGTGATTGGTGTCAAATGTCAAGACATGAAATACAAG CCAGAGGATGAATGTTACCTGGAAGTTGGACATAATAATGACATTAGGGAACATTCTTCAATCCACCGATCTTCAAAATCAACCGATAGGACA GTTATTGGTAATGCCAATTTTATAATGGGATCTTGTCATATTACCCATGATTGCAAGATTGGTAACAACAATATTCTTGCCAACAATACTCTTCTAGCTGGGCATGTTGAAGTGGAA GACTACGTTCACACTGCAGGTGTGACTGTTGTTCACCAATTCAGTCATCTTggctctttctcttttcttggtGGTGGTTCCGTG GTTTCACAAGATGTCCCAAAGTACATGATGGCAGCCGGAGAAAGAGCTGAGCTTCGTGGTCTAAATTTAGTCGGCCTTACTCGATGTGGATTCAGCGTTGCAGAG ATCAGGAGCATGAGAGCTGCTTATCGAAAGATATTCATGTGTGTTGATGCAAATGCTGTGTCTTTAGAAGAAAGGCTTGCAGAAGTG CATGAGGAATTGGTTCATGTTCCTGCTATGCGTGCTATGTTGCAGTCTATTCGCAACTCCTTTGCTGAAAATCGTCGCGGAATATGCAAGTTTAGACACTGGAATGCCTCTTGA
- the LOC114407257 gene encoding probable acyl-[acyl-carrier-protein]--UDP-N-acetylglucosamine O-acyltransferase, mitochondrial isoform X1 produces the protein MSVCVVLMVKSKARMWWLLLFGAVGDDHPGCTVIGSNNTIGYHAVIGVKCQDMKYKPEDECYLEVGHNNDIREHSSIHRSSKSTDRTVIGNANFIMGSCHITHDCKIGNNNILANNTLLAGHVEVEDYVHTAGVTVVHQFSHLGSFSFLGGGSVVSQDVPKYMMAAGERAELRGLNLVGLTRCGFSVAEIRSMRAAYRKIFMCVDANAVSLEERLAEVEQHEELVHVPAMRAMLQSIRNSFAENRRGICKFRHWNAS, from the exons ATGTCTGTGTGCGTGGTGCTGATGGTGAAAAGCAAAGCAAGGATGTGGTGGCTCCTTCTCTT TGGTGCTGTTGGTGATGATCATCCTGGATGTACCGTCATTGGAAGCAATAACACAATAGGATATCACGCTGTGATTGGTGTCAAATGTCAAGACATGAAATACAAG CCAGAGGATGAATGTTACCTGGAAGTTGGACATAATAATGACATTAGGGAACATTCTTCAATCCACCGATCTTCAAAATCAACCGATAGGACA GTTATTGGTAATGCCAATTTTATAATGGGATCTTGTCATATTACCCATGATTGCAAGATTGGTAACAACAATATTCTTGCCAACAATACTCTTCTAGCTGGGCATGTTGAAGTGGAA GACTACGTTCACACTGCAGGTGTGACTGTTGTTCACCAATTCAGTCATCTTggctctttctcttttcttggtGGTGGTTCCGTG GTTTCACAAGATGTCCCAAAGTACATGATGGCAGCCGGAGAAAGAGCTGAGCTTCGTGGTCTAAATTTAGTCGGCCTTACTCGATGTGGATTCAGCGTTGCAGAG ATCAGGAGCATGAGAGCTGCTTATCGAAAGATATTCATGTGTGTTGATGCAAATGCTGTGTCTTTAGAAGAAAGGCTTGCAGAAGTG GAGCAGCATGAGGAATTGGTTCATGTTCCTGCTATGCGTGCTATGTTGCAGTCTATTCGCAACTCCTTTGCTGAAAATCGTCGCGGAATATGCAAGTTTAGACACTGGAATGCCTCTTGA
- the LOC114407290 gene encoding pentatricopeptide repeat-containing protein At2g15690, mitochondrial-like: MELKLHTSMASIPRAVFTHSSSSIPFCAYVVPNASRRRNGTNNSRSTHKIPPLCKGNLPNEQKLQLDHQNQNAPLPLNVDLVSLCEEGNLDQVLELMGQGAVADYRVYLALLNLCEHTRSLESGKRVHEFLRRSTFRRDVELSNRLIRMYCKCGSVKDARRVFDQIPERNISSWHLMIGGYAANGLGCDGLLVFQQMKQAGVPPDGETFELVLAACAQAEAVEEGFLHFESMKEHGIVPSMEHYLEVINILGNAGQLNEAEEFIEKIPIELGVEAWESLRNFAQKHGDLDLEDHAEEVLTCLDPSKAVADKLPPPPRKKQSDMNMLEEKNRVTEYRYSIPYKEEAHEKLGGLSGQMREAGYVPDTRYVLHDIDEEEKEKALQYHSERLAIAYGLISTPPRTTLRIIKNLRICGDCHNAIKIMSKIVGRELIVRDNKRFHHFKDGKCSCGDYW; encoded by the coding sequence ATGGAACTCAAACTCCACACATCAATGGCTTCCATTCCACGCGCAGTCTTCACCCATTCCTCTTCATCCATTCCTTTCTGCGCCTACGTGGTCCCCAATGCCAGCAGGCGCCGAAACGGCACCAACAACAGTCGTTCCACTCACAAAATCCCTCCTTTGTGTAAGGGGAACCTTCCCAATGAACAGAAATTGCAGCTCGACCATCAAAACCAAAACGCCCCATTACCCTTGAATGTGGACTTGGTGTCCCTGTGTGAAGAGGGTAACCTTGATCAAGTATTGGAACTCATGGGTCAAGGTGCTGTTGCTGATTATCGCGTTTATCTCGCGCTCTTGAATTTGTGTGAGCATACAAGGTCGCTTGAATCGGGCAAAAGGGTCCATGAATTCCTGAGAAGATCGACCTTTCGTAGGGACGTTGAATTGAGCAACAGATTGATCAGAATGTACTGCAAATGTGGCAGTGTGAAGGATGCACGCCGAGTGTTTGATCAAATTCCGGAGAGAAACATCTCTTCGTGGCATTTGATGATTGGTGGGTACGCAGCCAATGGTTTAGGGTGTGATGGTTTATTGGTTTTTCAGCAGATGAAGCAAGCAGGGGTGCCACCTGATGGGGAAACTTTTGAATTGGTTTTGGCTGCATGTGCACAGGCAGAAGCTGTGGAAGAAGGGTTTTTACACTTTGAGTCCATGAAGGAGCATGGAATTGTTCCTAGCATGGAGCATTACTTGGAGGTTATTAACATTCTGGGGAATGCTGGTCAGTTGAATGAAGCTGAGGAGTTCATTGAGAAGATACCAATTGAGCTTGGAGTTGAGGCTTGGGAGTCTCTTCGAAATTTTGCACAAAAACATGGAGATTTAGATCTTGAAGATCATGCGGAGGAGGTGTTAACATGTCTTGATCCTTCAAAAGCCGTTGCTGATAAACTTCCCCCGCCTCCAAGAAAGAAGCAGTCTGATATGAACATGCTAGAGGAGAAGAATAGGGTGACTGAGTATCGGTATTCTATACCCTATAAAGAAGAGGCTCATGAGAAATTGGGAGGTTTGAGTGGGCAGATGAGGGAAGCAGGTTATGTGCCGGATACAAGATATGTCCTCCATGACATTGATGAGGAGGAAAAAGAGAAGGCCTTGCAATATCATAGCGAACGTTTGGCAATTGCTTATGGCCTCATCAGTACACCACCGAGGACTACACTGAGAATCATCAAGAACCTACGCATCTGTGGGGACTGCCACAATGCAATTAAAATCATGTCAAAGATTGTTGGTAGGGAGCTAATTGTTAGGGATAACAAGCGATTCCATCATTTCAAAGATGGAAAATGCTCCTGTGGAGATTATTGGTAG
- the LOC114399800 gene encoding protein NDL1-like — translation MQTKKYRERVLGLILVSPFCKSPSWTEWFYNKVMSNLLYFYGVCGLLKECLLQRYFSKEVRDNAEFPESEIVQASRKLLDERKGINVFRFLQVINE, via the exons ATGCAGACCAAAAAATATAGGGAGCGTGTTCTTGGTTTAATACTTGTATCTCCCTTTTGCAAATCTCCTTCTTGGACTGAATGGTTTTATAACAAG GTGATGTCAAATTTGCTATATTTCTATGGTGTGTGTGGCTTGTTGAAAGAGTGTTTGCTCCAGCGGTACTTCAGCAAG GAAGTTCGTGATAATGCTGAATTTCCAGAATCAGAGATAGTTCAAGCTTCCAGAAAA CTACTAGATGAGAGAAAGGGCATCAATGTCTTTCGGTTTCTTCAGGTTATCAATGAGTAA
- the LOC114407298 gene encoding uncharacterized protein LOC114407298 codes for MEITGLVPLVGENYALKLKNSMQDLLAEIPKESPNFSPFVDAFYELMQAKVDSSFEVIWVYAAINFRGRNSEKGDALDRILAAKDLFKLLSACSASICASKSIALLAPVVFAMHGVIVELFGRELILKREKKAMREVKSLVDVVLGYISICCDNKVYKEETDSVNLILPFTDLARVSVDMNGDDEGFKSLLPLVSGDVCGWICSREFHGGYLGGAVIMEAFFMKLCLSFHLVTSRDELEMNLKSWAVGSISSFQNIHFLEILMRTTIETPLPLISILKPEDEILSRKVLFDAVLLVDYPFFYLNVKYIKNLTLTRLIVTHKAVEYFRGLGDQNRAVSYIKAFSASRLPLQIIKWVTSQNGLEEKTGRANGSSPRALINWLLSLENRGIRVFEDDVLKSHATSGLDISQTEHPAGNLEGKVADDDLFYVDNIGEEGHAGDNDKQNKLISDAFVAAAQTMKLSDNGARKRKGKHSEKKIKFVKYDLHQNSEPVKASTLAADDSSSGESEVEDPVSDTDA; via the exons ATGGAGATCACCGGCTTGGTCCCTCTCGTGGGTGAGAACTACGCCCTCAAGCTGAAAAATTCCATGCAAGACCTTTTGGCCGAGATTCCTAAAGAATCCCCAAATTTTTCTCCTTTCGTCGATGCGTTTTACGAATTGATGCAAGCGAAGGTTGATTCATCCTTTGAGGTGATATGGGTCTACGCTGCAATTAACTTTCGTGGTCGTAACTCGGAGAAAGGTGATGCCTTGGATCGAATATTGGCCGCAAAAGACTTGTTTAAGTTGCTATCTGCGTGTTCGGCCTCTATTTGTGCTTCGAAGAGCATCGCTTTGCTGGCTCCTGTTGTTTTCGCGATGCACGGAGTGATTGTGGAGCTGTTTGGGAGGGAATTGATattgaagagagagaagaaagcaATGAGGGAGGTGAAGTCTTTGGTGGATGTAGTTCTTGGGTATATAAGCATTTGCTGTGATAACAAGGTTTATAAGGAGGAAACTGATTCCGTGAATTTGATTTTGCCTTTTACTGATTTGGCTCGTGTTTCGGTGGACATGAATGGTGATGATGAAGGGTTTAAATCTTTGTTGCCTCTTGTGAGCGGTGATgtttgtggctggatttgttcTAGAGAGTTTCATGGTGGCTACTTGGGTGGTGCTGTCATCATGGAAGCGTTTTTCATGAAACTTTGcctttcttttcatttggtAACGTCAAGGGATGAGTTGGAAATGAATCTCAAGAGTTGGGCTGTTGGCTCAATATCTAGCTTTCAGAACATACACTTTTTGG AGATCCTTATGAGAACGACAATAGAGACACCTTTGCCTCTGATCTCAATACTG AAACCTGAAGATGAAATTCTATCAAGGAAAGTTCTATTTGATGCTGTACTATTGGTGGACTACCCTTTCTTCTATCTCAATGTCAAGTACATAAAAAACCTTACCTTGACCAGATTGATTGTTACTCACAAGGCTGTGGAGTATTTTAG GGGGCTTGGTGATCAGAATAGAGCTGTCTCTTATATTAAGGCATTTTCTGCTTCTCGATTGCCATTGCAAATAATTAAATGGGTTACAAGCCAGAATGGTTTGGAGGAAAAAACTGGCAGAGCAAATGGATCCTCCCCCAGAGCTCTTATAA ATTGGCTGCTGAGCCTTGAGAATCGAGGGATCAGAGTTTTCGAAGATGATGTTTTAAAAAGCCATGCTACATCAGGTCTTGATatttctcaaactgagcacccAGCTGGTAACTTGGAGGGCAAGGTAGCAGATGATGACCTTTTTTATGTGGATAATATTGGGGAAGAGGGACATGCAGGCGACAATGATAAGCAAAACAAATTGATTAGTGATGCGTTTGTAGCTGCTGCCCAAACTATGAAGTTATCCGATAATGGAGCTCGAAAACGAAAAGGAAAAcatagtgaaaagaaaattaaatttgtcaaaTATGACCTCCATCAAAACTCTGAGCCAGTCAAAGCCAGTACTTTAGCCGCAGATGATAGTTCAAGTGGTGAGAGTGAAGTTGAGGATCCTGTTTCGGATACAGATGCATAA
- the LOC114407308 gene encoding uncharacterized protein LOC114407308, whose translation MKMKGVLWVVVVTVVVAAWIPLSHCSKKPVGVARKEDIPYIKCQVCEKLAKELYQQVQNKQAEIAPKKISEYQIIEIAENVCNLKKVEADWILRIDIVEKEDRLELVEQDSEGQCNSECKTIERACQEVIGYSDTDVAEYLYNSKPDIDSLRNYLCKDLSKACSSKPPPVPKDRAPGEPFVAKSSKEAEMEKLLKSMEGMPGAPGMKMYSRDDLMNMKNFGGEDGDEEDEDDDDDEASFPSKLGNVLRAKESGKRDWKQMVKKGIEDASMTLKKHANKVSNHIRQWWRGKRRTNSKKGGKTEL comes from the exons atgaagatgaagggGGTGTTGTGGGTTGTAGTTGTAACAGTGGTGGTTGCAGCATGGATTCCCCTTTCACACTGTTCAAAGAAACCGGTGGGGGTGGCTAGAAAGGAGGACATTCCGTACATCAAGTGTCAAGTGTGTGAGAAGCTCGCTAAAGAGTTGTATCAGCAGGTTCAAAACAAGCAAGCTGAGATCGCTCCCAAAAag ATCTCGGAGTACCAAATCATTGAGATAGCGGAGAATGTTTGTAATCTGAAAAAGGTAGAAGCGGATTGGATATTGCGCATAGATATTGTGGAGAAAGAAGATAGGCTGGAG CTGGTGGAACAAGACTCTGAAGGACAATGTAATTCTGAATGCAAGACAATTGAGCGAGCCTGTCAAGAG GTCATAGGATATTCTGATACCGATGTTGccgaatatttatataattccaAGCCTGATATTGATTCATTGCGCAATTATCTCTGCAAAGATCTTTCTAAAGCATGCAGTAGCAAGCCACCTCCTGTCCCTAAG GACAGGGCTCCTGGTGAACCATTTGTTGCAAAGTCTTCCAAGGAGGCTGAAATGGAAAAGCTACTAAAATCTATGGAG GGCATGCCAGGAGCACCCGGCATGAAAATGTACTCAAGAGATGATTTAATGAACATGAAGAATTTTGGTGGTGAAGATGGcgatgaagaagatgaggatgatgatgatgatgaggccAGCTTCCCATCGAAATTG GGAAATGTTTTGAGAGCAAAAGAAAGTGGAAAAAGAGACTGGAAACAAATGGTAAAAAAGGGAATTGAGGACGCAAGCATGACACTGAAGAAACATGCAAACAAAGTTTCTAACCATATACGACAGTGGTGGAGGGGAAAGAGGAGAACCAATTCAAAGAAAGGAGGGAAGACAGAACTTTAG
- the LOC114407316 gene encoding probable protein arginine N-methyltransferase 1, translated as MGQRKNDNNINQCSSSKEDADMNNNHLRFEEAVDESSNLDQSMCDIEESDDKTSADYYFDSYSHFGIHEEMLKDTVRTKTYQNVIYQNKFLFKNKVVLDVGAGTGILSLFCAKAGAEHVYAVECSHMADMAKEIVEANGYSNVVTVLKGKIEEIELPVAKVDIIISEWMGYFLLFENMLNSVLYARDKWLVDGGVVLPDKASLHLTAIEDADYKEDKIEFWNNVYGFDMSCIKKQAIMEPLVDTVDQNQIATNCQLLKTMDISKMAPGDASFTVPFKLVAERDDYIHALVAYFDVSFTKCHKLMGFSTGPRSRATHWKQTVLYLEDVLTICEGEAIVGSMAVAPNKKNPRDVDIMLKYSLNGRRCNVSRVQYYKMR; from the exons ATGGGTCAGCGAAAGAACGACAACAACATCAATCAGTGCTCCTCAAGCAAGGAAGACGCTGACATGAATAACAACCACCTTCGCTTTGAAGAGGCTGTCGACGAGAGTTCCAACCTCGACCAATCCATGTGCGACATCGAAGAATCCGATGATAAAACCAGCGCCGACTATTACTTCGATTCCTACTCTCATTTTG GAATTCACGAA GAGATGTTGAAGGACACTGTGAGAACCAAGACATATCAAAATGTTATTTATCAGAACAAGTTTTTATTCAAGAATAAAGTAGTTCTTGATGTTGGTGCTGGGACTGGGATTTTATCACTATTTTGTGCCAAAGCAGGGGCAGAACACGTCTATGCG GTTGAGTGCTCCCACATGGCTGACATGGCAAAGGAGATTGTTGAAGCTAATGGTTACTCTAATG TTGTAACAGTTTTGAAGGGGAAGATTGAAGAAATTGAACTTCCAGTTGCTAAAGTTGATATAATTATTTCAGAATGGATGGGATATTTCTTGTTGTTTGAGAATATGTTAAATTCGGTGCTCTATGCTCGTGACAAATGGCTT GTGGATGGCGGAGTTGTGCTACCAGACAAAGCATCCCTCCATCTCACTGCTATTGAAGATGCTGACtataaagaagataaaattgAGT TTTGGAACAATGTATATGGATTTGACATGAGCTGCATCAAGAAGCAAGCCATAATGGAGCCTCTTGTTGACACAGTCGACCAGAATCAGATTGCTACAAACTGTCAGCTACTCAAG ACAATGGATATCTCAAAGATGGCTCCTGGAGATGCTTCATTCACAGTACCTTTTAAGCTTGTAGCTGAACGTGACGACTATATTCATGCTCTTGTTGCATATTTTGATGTATCGTTTACAAAGTGTCATAAATTGATGGGCTTCTCTACAG GACCAAGATCACGAGCTACGCATTGGAAACAAACAGTCCTATACCTGGAAGATGTCTTGACCATTTGTGAGGGGGAGGCAATTGTGGGGAGCATGGCTGTTgctccaaataaaaaaaatcctcggGATGTTGATATAATGCTCAAGTATTCATTGAATGGAAGGCGATGCAATGTTTCAAGGGTTCAGTACTACAAGATGCGTTGA